From a region of the Cytobacillus sp. IB215665 genome:
- a CDS encoding arsenate reductase family protein, translating into MVSFYWYPKCGTCRKAKKWLDEHHVSYEELHIVDNPPSKETIEDLYHKSGLELKKFFNTSGKKYRELGLKDKVKTASEAELLDILASDGMLLKRPIVTNGSAVTVGFNEKQFEDTWR; encoded by the coding sequence ATGGTATCTTTTTATTGGTATCCTAAATGTGGAACATGTCGTAAAGCAAAAAAATGGTTAGATGAACATCATGTTTCTTATGAAGAATTACATATTGTTGATAATCCCCCTTCGAAAGAAACAATCGAAGATTTATATCATAAAAGTGGATTAGAACTAAAAAAGTTCTTTAATACGAGTGGGAAAAAGTATCGTGAGCTTGGATTAAAGGATAAGGTCAAAACTGCTTCAGAGGCTGAATTATTAGATATTCTAGCAAGTGATGGCATGTTACTCAAACGTCCTATCGTAACGAATGGAAGTGCTGTGACGGTAGGGTTTAATGAAAAGCAATTTGAAGACACTTGGAGGTAG
- the gcvH gene encoding glycine cleavage system protein GcvH — MNTPKELRYSEEHEWVRIEGDQVRIGITHFAQSELGDIVFVELPEPGDELEINEPFGSVESVKTVSELYAPISGKVLEVNEDLNDTPEFVNESPYEKAWMVVVKPADMSEVESLMSAEQYEEMTKED; from the coding sequence ATGAATACACCGAAGGAATTGCGTTATTCTGAAGAACATGAGTGGGTACGTATTGAAGGAGATCAAGTCCGCATAGGAATTACTCATTTTGCTCAATCAGAGCTTGGAGATATTGTTTTCGTTGAATTACCAGAACCGGGTGATGAACTAGAAATCAATGAACCATTTGGTAGTGTTGAATCTGTGAAAACAGTATCTGAGTTATATGCTCCGATTAGTGGCAAAGTATTAGAAGTTAATGAAGACTTAAACGATACGCCTGAATTCGTAAACGAATCTCCATATGAAAAAGCTTGGATGGTTGTAGTCAAGCCCGCAGATATGAGTGAAGTTGAAAGCTTAATGTCAGCTGAACAATATGAGGAAATGACAAAGGAAGATTAA